A portion of the Sneathia sanguinegens genome contains these proteins:
- a CDS encoding class I SAM-dependent DNA methyltransferase yields the protein MHDDFARIYDEFTKDVDYNSWYKFLRKYIKKGNILDIGCGTASLTKLFYEDGFDIIGLDISKSMLEVARKKASQIPYFCVDIQKNKLDKKFKYIMCNFDTVNYLKDFSSFIKHCSQMQDNNGILIFDIVSEEIFDEIFENDLFIDEEENYTAIWRHEKKKKNIHNIDIDLFIKQGELYKKYVEHYTKYIYEMEEIIEVLNNNSYILYDVAKNSKYGEARIFVIAKKREI from the coding sequence GTATAAATTTTTAAGAAAATATATAAAAAAAGGAAATATATTAGATATAGGTTGTGGAACGGCTAGCTTAACTAAGCTATTTTATGAAGATGGTTTTGATATAATAGGTTTAGATATATCTAAGTCTATGCTTGAAGTAGCAAGAAAAAAAGCTAGTCAAATTCCATATTTTTGCGTAGATATACAAAAAAATAAATTAGATAAAAAATTCAAGTATATAATGTGTAATTTTGATACTGTTAATTATTTAAAAGATTTTTCTTCTTTTATTAAACATTGTTCTCAAATGCAAGATAATAATGGAATTTTAATTTTTGATATAGTTAGTGAAGAAATATTTGACGAAATTTTTGAAAATGATTTGTTCATAGACGAAGAAGAAAATTATACAGCAATATGGAGACATGAAAAGAAAAAGAAGAATATTCATAATATAGATATAGATTTATTTATAAAACAAGGAGAACTATATAAAAAATATGTAGAACATTATACGAAATATATTTATGAAATGGAAGAAATTATAGAAGTTTTAAATAATAATTCATATATTCTATATGATGTGGCAAAGAATTCAAAATATGGAGAAGCAAGAATTTTTGTAATTGCAAAGAAAAGAGAAATATGA
- a CDS encoding aspartate kinase: MVVHKYGGSSVATIEKIENIAKHLKKIYESGEKIVVVVSAMGKTTNALIAKAHEITTNPNLRELDRLMSIGENQTIALLAIALNNIGVPSISLTGEQIPIITKGVHTKNIIETINTNKIDKLLSEGKIVVVAGFQGINSMGDVTTLGRGGSDTTAVALAAALKCKCEIYTDVDGIYRIDPRIYEKATKIKTIQYNEMMELAYLGAGVMEPRAIELGYKYSVPIYVGKSLGEKNGTNIVKECKMEEQEITGISVNSNTLMVTIDGIATYARNLEPIFKKVSELGINIDIISQNDVISENGSIAFTTARTDENLLNKLFSSLKMGTDVKVLINKNVAKVSLVGIGIMTHGSVVAKIFEILMDNNLSFHQISTSEISISLIVNENIATKVAELLAQKFKIGG, encoded by the coding sequence ATGGTAGTTCACAAATATGGAGGCTCTTCTGTAGCAACTATAGAAAAAATAGAAAATATTGCAAAGCATTTGAAAAAAATCTATGAAAGTGGAGAAAAAATAGTGGTAGTAGTATCCGCTATGGGAAAAACTACAAATGCTTTGATAGCAAAGGCTCATGAAATTACAACAAATCCTAATTTGCGAGAGTTAGATAGATTAATGTCTATAGGTGAAAATCAAACGATAGCTCTTTTAGCTATAGCTTTGAATAATATAGGAGTTCCTAGTATATCATTAACTGGAGAACAAATTCCAATAATTACAAAAGGTGTGCATACTAAAAATATAATAGAAACAATAAATACAAATAAAATAGATAAATTACTTTCAGAGGGGAAGATAGTTGTAGTTGCAGGTTTTCAAGGTATAAATAGTATGGGAGATGTTACTACTTTAGGTAGAGGAGGTTCTGATACAACAGCAGTAGCCTTGGCAGCAGCCTTGAAGTGTAAGTGTGAAATTTATACAGATGTTGATGGTATCTATAGAATAGATCCTAGAATTTATGAAAAAGCAACTAAGATAAAAACTATACAATATAATGAAATGATGGAGCTTGCTTATCTTGGGGCAGGAGTTATGGAACCTAGAGCTATAGAATTGGGGTATAAGTATTCTGTACCTATTTATGTAGGAAAAAGCTTAGGTGAAAAAAATGGAACAAATATAGTTAAGGAGTGTAAGATGGAAGAGCAAGAAATAACTGGTATTTCTGTAAATTCAAATACTTTGATGGTTACAATAGATGGTATAGCGACTTATGCTAGAAATCTTGAGCCTATATTTAAAAAAGTTAGTGAACTTGGAATAAATATAGATATAATAAGCCAAAATGATGTAATATCTGAAAATGGAAGTATTGCTTTTACAACAGCAAGAACAGATGAAAATTTATTAAATAAGTTATTTTCTTCTTTAAAAATGGGAACTGATGTTAAGGTATTAATTAATAAAAATGTTGCTAAGGTTTCATTGGTTGGAATAGGAATTATGACACATGGTAGTGTAGTAGCAAAGATATTTGAAATATTGATGGATAATAATTTGAGTTTCCATCAAATATCTACTTCTGAAATTAGCATATCATTAATAGTTAATGAAAATATAGCAACGAAAGTTGCAGAATTACTTGCACAAAAATTTAAAATAGGGGGATAA